The following is a genomic window from Flavobacteriales bacterium.
GATGGTGCGCGCGCAGGAGGGCATCGGGCAGAAGGAGGCCGAACGCATGCAGGCCCGCAAGGAGAAGGAGGAGCGCAAGCAACTGCAGAGGCAGGAGCGTGACGATCGCCGCCGCCACCTGAAGATCCAGGACAAGGCCACCCGCAAGCGGATCCGGCAGCACACCAAGCGGGCCGACCGGCGGGGCAGCGGGCCGCATCGCGACGGCTGGATCCGCCGCACCTTCACCCGTTGAGCACTTCCGGACCGGTATATCCCGCCCAGGATTCGGTAGGGTGGTGAGCACGGGAAGCGGATACCTTGCCCCCGGTAAGCGACCGTCATGCGACCGTCAAGCATCCCCCCGATCGGACCTCCCACTTGCCCCCGATGCATGGAATCTGAAGCTGGACGCGGGTTTCCGAAGATTTGGCGGAAGGCGGATCTTTCTATCTTTACGCCCCCTCGTTGCGCAGTCGTTCCACTCGTTAAACCTACTCGTTGATGGTGAGAAGGGTATTCTCCTCGATCGCCCTTGGTCTGTTCGCTACGGTGTCCGCCTTTGCACAGGTCGGCGCCGGAAGCCTCAAGGGTAAAGTGGCTGACAAGGTCTCCAAGGAGCCGCTGCCGTTCGTGAACGTCGCCGTGGAGAACCGCGGTACCGTGGTGGCCTCGGGCACCACGGACTTCGACGGCAACTACTTCATCAAGCCCATCGATCCGGGCTCGTATGACGTCATCGTCACCTACGTGGGCTACCAGCCCTTGAAGCAGACCGGCGTGGTGGTGAGCGGCAACCAGATCACCTTCCTGGACCTCAACCTCTCCCAGGGCCTTGAGCTCAAGGAGTTCGAAGTGGTCCAATACCAGGTGCCGCTGATCCAGAAGGACGGTGGGGCCTCCGGAGGCACCATCACCCGGGAGGACATCGCGCGCATGCCCCAGCGCTCGGCGGCGGCCATCGCCACCACGGTGGCGGGCACCAGCACGGCGGGCACCGATGGCGGCATCAGCATCCGCGGCGCACGCACGGAGAACACCTATTACTACATCGACGGTGTGAAAGTGCCCGCCGGCGCCGGCACGGGCCTGCCCAAGAGCGCCATCGAGGAGGTGCAGGTGATCACCGGTGGTGTGCCGGCCAACTACGGCGACGTGTCGGGCGGCGTGATCAACATCACCACCCGCGGCCCCAGCCGCAGCTTCTTCGGTGGGGTGGAATACCTCACCTCGGGCTTCAAAGTGGGCAGTGACATCACCGATATCGTGGGCCTGGACAAATACGCGTTCAATCAGGTGGAGGCCAGCATCAGCGGTCCGCTCTTCTTCAAGAAGGACAGCGTGGGCAACAAGACCCGCCCTCTGCTGGGCTTCTTTCTCAGCGGCCAGTACAGCAACATCGTGGACAACGACCCGAGCTATGTGGGCGACTGGCGTGTGCGGCCGGAGAAGCGCGATGAACTGCTGGCCGACCCGCTATCCATCCGGGACATCGCCGGGTCCAATGCGGTGGTGTACAACTCGGACTTCCTGCGCGACGAGGACATCGAGCAGTTCAAGACCCGCCAGAACGCCGGGCGGGTGGCCTACGTGGCCTCGGGCAAGATCGACATCGCCACCACGGAGAACATCAGCCTGACCTTGGGCGGCAGTGTGGACTATCTGGACCGTCAGAACTTCAACCGGGCGAACTCGCTGCTGAACGCGGACAACAACTTCCGCTACACCGACCTCACCTGGCGTGGTTTCCTTCGCTTCGTGCAGCGTTTCCCCAACCGCGGCGGCGAGGATGGTGAGCAGGCCAGCAAGATCAAGAACGCGTTCTATAGCATCCAGCTCGACTACTCCCGCTTCACCCAGCGGGTGGAGGACCAGGAGCACGGCGACAAGTTCTTCGACTACGGGTATTTGGGCCGGTTCAACACCTTCCGGGCTCCCACCTACGAGTTCGTGGACACGCTCGGCGCGTTCGTCCACACCGGTTTCCGCGATACGCTGGTCACGTTCGTGCCCAGCGAGACCAACGCCGACGTCGCTTCCATCACCTCCCAGTACTTCAACCTGTTCCCGTATGAGGCGTTCAACGTCGCGAACCTCTTCGGAGGACAGGGCCCTTCCGGTCCCTATGAGGATTTCAACGCGATCCGTGCGGGCAACGGTCTGTTGAACGGCGAACGGCCGCGGAACCTCTACAATCTGTGGAACAACATCGGGTTCATCGATGATCCGGACGGAGGCGAGTTCCGTCGTCGCCAGACCGATCAGTTCCGTTTGACCGCCATGGGATCGGCCGACATCGGCCAGCATGCCCTGAGCGTGGGTGTGGAGTACGAGCAGCTGGTGGACCGGCGCTACGGTCTGGCTCCGGCCGGTCTGTGGACCCGCGCCCGTGAATTGGCGAACTTCCACATCCGCAACCTGAACGATGAGTCGCTCTCCAACGCGACGATCACCTATCCCTTCGGAACGCTCCCGTTCTACACGTTCGATCGACTGGTGGGTGACGACCAGCCCTTCTTCGACCGCAGCCTGCGCGAGGCGTTGGGCCTCGATCCGAACGGCTCGGACTTCATCGACGTGGATGCCGTCGACCCGTCGGTGTATTCGCTGGACATGTTCAGTGCCGAGGAGCTCCTCAACGATGGGAACGCTTACGTGACCTTCAGCGGTTACGACCACCTGGGCAACCGCATTTCGGGACGCCCTGCGTTCGAGGATTTCTTCGACAAGCGCGATGAGAACGGGAACTTCACCCGGGTCCAGGCACCCTTCGCCCCGATCTACATGGCGGGCTACCTGATGGACAAGTTCGCCTTCGACGACATCATCTTCAACGTGGGGGTCCGGGTGGACCGCTTCGATGCGAACCAGAACACCCTGAAGGACAAGTTCCTCTGGCGCCCGGCGTACACAGCAGGGACCGAGGTTCCTGACAGCGACATCCGCGAGTCTCTGGCCAACGGCCGTCCGAGCAATATCGGGGACGACTATGTGATCTATGTGGACCGGCTGGTCGACCCCACCCGCATCGTGGGCTACCGCGATGGCAATGTGTGGTACAGCGCTACGGGTGAGGAGCTCGCCGACCCCTCGGTGCTGCGCAGTGCGGAAGGCATCGCGCCCTACCTCATCGATTATGAGTCGGACCCCAACGGTGACCTGCCCGGCAGCCGCCTGAAGAAGAGTGCCTTCGAGGACTACCAGCCGGCCGTGAACATCATGCCCCGCGTGGCGTTCAGCTTCCCGATCAGCGACGAGGCCTTGTTCTTTGCGCACTACGACATCCTCACCCAGCGCCCCACCAGTGCCATTCGCCTTGATCTGCCTGGGCTGGCGTACATCGAGACCACGGGGGACATCATGAACAACCCCTCGCTGAAGCCCAGCAAGACCATCGACTACGAGCTCGGCTTCCAGCAGGTCCTGAGCAAGAGCAGTTCCTTGAAGATCGCCGCCTTCTACCGCGAACTGCGGGACATGATCGCCATCCGCAACGTGCAAGAGGCCTGGCCGCGCACCTACCGCACCTACGACAACATCGACTTCGGTACCGTGAAGGGCCTGAGCCTCACCTACGACCTGCGCCGCACCGGCAACATCTGGATGCGCGCCAATTACACGCTGCAGTTCGCCGAAGGCACGGGCAGCGACCCCAACACCTCTCTGGCCCTGATCAATAGCGGCCAGAGCAACCTGCGGGTGATCAACGGTCTGAACTTCGACCAGCGACACCGCATTCAGGTCACCACCGACTTCCGCTATGGTGCCGGCAAGGACTACAACGGTCCGATGCTGTTCGGGAAACCCATCCTGCAGCGCACCGGTGTGAACCTCGTGACGATCTTCGGCAGCGGCACCCCCTACAGCAATTCCGCTCAGATCGTGCAGGAGGGTGCCATTGCCGGTGGTCAGGGCTCCTACCGGCTGGATGGCAGCGTGAACGGTGCCCGCCTGCCCTGGCAGTTCACCGCCGACATGCAGTTGGACCGGGACATTCCGCTGAACATGGGCAAGAAGGAGGGCGACAAGGCCAAGGCGGTGGACCTGAACATCTACCTGCTGATCACCAACCTGTTGAACACGCGCAACATCACCGGGGTGTACCGCGCCACCGGCAGCCCCACCGACGATGGCTACCTGGCCGCTGCCCAGTACCAGAACGACATCGCGCTGCAGACCGACCCGCAGAGCTACGCCGACCTGTACAACGTGAAGGTGAACGACCCCGGCAACTTCGGCGCCCCGCGGACGATCCGCCTCGGTCTGCGCCTCAGCTTCTGAACCGAATTCCTTTCCGCACATGAACCGCACGGACCGCATGACCCCCACCAGGATCCTCGCGCTCGCGTCCCTTTTCCTGTTCGGCACGCTGGCCGCTCCGGCCCGCGAGTCGCAGGACCGTGGCCCCCAGGGCCGCGCCAACGGCCAGGCCGTCCAGGCCAAGGCCGCCGGCTGCTCGCCGTCCACCGCACGCGACGAGCTGGACCTCAACAACGTGCGCGCCCTGATCGAAACGGGCGGCAACATGTGGCAGCGCCGCGATGGTGCAGGAGGCCCGGCCTACGAGGTGCCCAAGACAGAGGACCGCTCCGGCCCGGACGCGCTCTTCGCCGGTTCGCTCTGGCTGGGCGGCGTGTCCCCGGACAACCAGCTCAAGCTGGCCGCCGTGCGCTTCCGCCAGGTGGGGAATGATTACTGGCCCGGACCGCTCACCAACACAGGCGATGCGTCCATCACGCCCGAGGTCTGTACCCAGTTCGACAAGACCTGGAAGACGCTCCGTCAGGATGCCGAGCTGCATCGGGCCTATCACCGCTGCCGTCTGGACCCCGCGTGCGACGAGAACGTGGAGTATCCCAACTACGTGATGCCCACGATCTATGAGGAGTGGCCCGCGCACGGGAACATCGACCTGAACCAGGACTACAACCTGGCACCCTATGCCGACGAGGACGGCAGCGACGACTACAACCCCGAGGAAGGGGATTATCCCGGCTATGACCTGGACGGGGAGATCGATTGCACGGCGCGCAAGCGCGAGGATGCCATTCCCCTGTT
Proteins encoded in this region:
- a CDS encoding carboxypeptidase regulatory-like domain-containing protein → MVRRVFSSIALGLFATVSAFAQVGAGSLKGKVADKVSKEPLPFVNVAVENRGTVVASGTTDFDGNYFIKPIDPGSYDVIVTYVGYQPLKQTGVVVSGNQITFLDLNLSQGLELKEFEVVQYQVPLIQKDGGASGGTITREDIARMPQRSAAAIATTVAGTSTAGTDGGISIRGARTENTYYYIDGVKVPAGAGTGLPKSAIEEVQVITGGVPANYGDVSGGVINITTRGPSRSFFGGVEYLTSGFKVGSDITDIVGLDKYAFNQVEASISGPLFFKKDSVGNKTRPLLGFFLSGQYSNIVDNDPSYVGDWRVRPEKRDELLADPLSIRDIAGSNAVVYNSDFLRDEDIEQFKTRQNAGRVAYVASGKIDIATTENISLTLGGSVDYLDRQNFNRANSLLNADNNFRYTDLTWRGFLRFVQRFPNRGGEDGEQASKIKNAFYSIQLDYSRFTQRVEDQEHGDKFFDYGYLGRFNTFRAPTYEFVDTLGAFVHTGFRDTLVTFVPSETNADVASITSQYFNLFPYEAFNVANLFGGQGPSGPYEDFNAIRAGNGLLNGERPRNLYNLWNNIGFIDDPDGGEFRRRQTDQFRLTAMGSADIGQHALSVGVEYEQLVDRRYGLAPAGLWTRARELANFHIRNLNDESLSNATITYPFGTLPFYTFDRLVGDDQPFFDRSLREALGLDPNGSDFIDVDAVDPSVYSLDMFSAEELLNDGNAYVTFSGYDHLGNRISGRPAFEDFFDKRDENGNFTRVQAPFAPIYMAGYLMDKFAFDDIIFNVGVRVDRFDANQNTLKDKFLWRPAYTAGTEVPDSDIRESLANGRPSNIGDDYVIYVDRLVDPTRIVGYRDGNVWYSATGEELADPSVLRSAEGIAPYLIDYESDPNGDLPGSRLKKSAFEDYQPAVNIMPRVAFSFPISDEALFFAHYDILTQRPTSAIRLDLPGLAYIETTGDIMNNPSLKPSKTIDYELGFQQVLSKSSSLKIAAFYRELRDMIAIRNVQEAWPRTYRTYDNIDFGTVKGLSLTYDLRRTGNIWMRANYTLQFAEGTGSDPNTSLALINSGQSNLRVINGLNFDQRHRIQVTTDFRYGAGKDYNGPMLFGKPILQRTGVNLVTIFGSGTPYSNSAQIVQEGAIAGGQGSYRLDGSVNGARLPWQFTADMQLDRDIPLNMGKKEGDKAKAVDLNIYLLITNLLNTRNITGVYRATGSPTDDGYLAAAQYQNDIALQTDPQSYADLYNVKVNDPGNFGAPRTIRLGLRLSF